In Streptomyces zhihengii, a single genomic region encodes these proteins:
- a CDS encoding CU044_2847 family protein, with protein MTTSETVMIDLGDGTKVAAEVVGSVPFEQSEEFGDAALRKKAAEKLGSAVTMSLEQVGTTVQGVGRWAAKTIIDGEAGNPDSFEVEFGLKLAVKSGQLLGVIAEAGSEAALTVRLSWNLKPSGEQPSASA; from the coding sequence ATGACCACTTCTGAGACAGTGATGATCGACCTCGGAGACGGTACGAAGGTCGCGGCTGAAGTCGTCGGCAGCGTGCCGTTCGAGCAGAGTGAAGAGTTCGGGGATGCCGCGCTTCGAAAGAAGGCGGCTGAGAAGCTCGGGTCTGCCGTGACGATGAGCCTGGAACAGGTAGGCACCACCGTCCAGGGCGTAGGGCGGTGGGCTGCCAAGACCATCATCGACGGGGAAGCCGGGAACCCGGACTCCTTCGAGGTGGAATTCGGTCTCAAGCTAGCGGTGAAGTCAGGCCAACTCCTGGGAGTCATCGCGGAAGCCGGCAGCGAGGCGGCCCTGACCGTGCGACTGTCCTGGAACCTTAAGCCGTCGGGTGAACAGCCGTCGGCCTCCGCGTGA
- a CDS encoding terpene synthase family protein, with product MFDLAFGDQVHLDVPDLNIPFTATLHPAVAAAGDHAITWAREAGLLEGKSAEERALREGHFRFASWMYPTASLSHLVQLTAVDAWMFLADDHADELRTIDGLISSGGILGEVLQRIEADMSPQWCTRFREHLADWVTSNEQAATRHHAQEVPSLEEYVPWRRVSGTLLWGFDLVEYATERELPAASVSSSAYAELVEAAADVICWTNDLYSAPKEIQRGDPNNLLVVLQHHYGMTLQEAAEATVERIEARVSEFHALLPTMLDQAPPSSLHSVHRAWADGLASWMRGNLEFCRESPRYAMPAPSSE from the coding sequence ATGTTCGATCTAGCTTTCGGGGACCAGGTGCATCTTGATGTTCCCGACCTCAACATCCCTTTCACTGCGACCCTTCATCCGGCGGTTGCAGCGGCAGGCGACCACGCAATAACGTGGGCGCGCGAAGCGGGTCTGCTCGAGGGAAAGTCAGCCGAGGAGCGAGCCCTCCGAGAAGGGCACTTCCGCTTTGCTTCCTGGATGTATCCAACAGCCTCACTGTCGCATCTTGTCCAGCTCACAGCAGTGGACGCCTGGATGTTTCTGGCCGATGACCACGCCGATGAGCTCCGGACTATCGACGGACTCATCAGCAGTGGTGGAATCCTCGGCGAGGTGCTACAGCGCATCGAAGCGGACATGAGCCCGCAGTGGTGCACCCGATTCCGTGAGCATCTTGCCGACTGGGTCACGAGCAACGAGCAGGCGGCCACCCGACACCATGCTCAGGAAGTTCCGTCCCTTGAGGAGTACGTGCCGTGGCGGCGCGTATCAGGAACGCTACTGTGGGGTTTCGACCTGGTTGAGTATGCTACGGAGCGCGAACTGCCTGCCGCCTCTGTATCTAGTTCTGCGTATGCCGAACTCGTTGAGGCCGCCGCTGACGTTATCTGTTGGACTAACGATCTCTACTCGGCTCCCAAGGAGATCCAGAGAGGGGACCCGAACAACCTGCTCGTAGTCCTGCAGCACCATTACGGTATGACTCTCCAAGAGGCCGCCGAAGCCACTGTCGAGCGCATAGAAGCCCGAGTTTCCGAGTTCCATGCTCTGCTCCCGACTATGCTTGATCAAGCGCCTCCGTCCAGCCTCCATTCAGTCCACCGAGCATGGGCTGACGGGCTCGCTTCATGGATGCGGGGAAACCTGGAGTTCTGCCGCGAGTCGCCGAGGTACGCCATGCCGGCCCCTTCAAGCGAGTGA
- a CDS encoding trypsin-like peptidase domain-containing protein, translating to MEALMARTVWISAEDEFCGSGFLTSAGTVTTAAHVVVGDGTLSDLVIHHASGAYPVQAHDVRAEPKNSDGGLFYPFPDLATVHVPALANHPVLPLAQDEAPVSSEVTIVGYSSTVPGFDGAKPETLLLRVAGVSGPYRRFLGDGVRPGHSGAAVLNQDGTVCGVLKGSRNYRTDAGGWFVPVGALARFLGVRPVAAPVRQPVPSQAEIVDALLAFPVLARPEARFDLLDIMGNHLGLPHSFDADDRPDRRAHLQRIVSRIESFRDKESAYTALYTAMEELAPYDQALERLREVIGRAIGGWESA from the coding sequence ATGGAAGCCCTGATGGCGCGCACTGTGTGGATCAGCGCCGAGGATGAGTTCTGCGGCAGCGGCTTCCTCACCAGTGCGGGAACCGTAACCACAGCCGCGCACGTAGTAGTCGGCGACGGCACGCTCAGCGACCTCGTCATCCACCATGCTTCCGGTGCCTACCCGGTACAGGCGCACGACGTGCGTGCCGAGCCCAAGAACAGCGACGGGGGACTGTTCTATCCGTTCCCCGACCTTGCGACCGTGCACGTTCCGGCACTGGCGAATCACCCTGTGCTGCCTCTGGCACAGGACGAAGCACCGGTCAGCAGCGAGGTAACGATCGTGGGCTACTCCTCGACCGTTCCAGGTTTCGACGGGGCCAAACCCGAGACACTTCTGCTGCGCGTGGCGGGCGTATCTGGGCCGTATCGGAGGTTCCTCGGTGACGGTGTCCGACCCGGGCACAGTGGCGCCGCGGTCCTCAACCAGGACGGCACGGTGTGCGGCGTACTCAAGGGCAGCCGCAACTACAGGACTGACGCGGGCGGCTGGTTCGTCCCGGTCGGGGCACTGGCCCGTTTCCTGGGTGTGCGGCCGGTGGCAGCACCCGTTCGCCAGCCCGTGCCGTCTCAGGCTGAGATCGTAGACGCGCTTCTGGCGTTTCCTGTCCTGGCTCGCCCCGAGGCACGCTTCGACCTGCTCGACATCATGGGCAACCACCTCGGGCTGCCGCATTCGTTCGACGCCGACGACCGACCTGACCGTCGTGCTCATCTCCAACGCATTGTGAGCCGTATCGAGTCCTTCCGCGACAAGGAGAGCGCGTACACAGCGCTGTACACCGCTATGGAGGAACTGGCCCCCTACGACCAGGCCCTGGAGCGGCTGCGCGAGGTCATCGGGCGGGCTATCGGCGGCTGGGAAAGCGCGTAG
- a CDS encoding aspartate aminotransferase family protein has protein sequence MTSPTGTTVSPAAPSADAFWADADRHLVRYGGEFCREVIEHASGSFVHTADGRKILDFTSGQMSAILGHGHPAIVETVQRQITTVSHLYSGMLSRPVVDLARRLAGTLPDPLEKALLLTTGAESNEAAIRMAKLVTGRHEIVSFARSWHGMTQAAASATYSAGRKGYGPGAPGNFAIPAPHAYRPDFTLPDGSHDWRRQLDFGFDLIDAQSTGSLAACIVEPILSSGGIIEPPPGYFAALKAKCRERGMLLILDEAQTGLCRTGTWYAFERDGVVPDILTLSKTLGAGLPLAAVITSAEIEQAAHERGYLFFTTHVADPLVAAVGNTVLDVLTAERLDERAASLGEFLRDGLLDIQQRHPVVGDVRGRGLLAGIELDASYEAGASTDLLGARITRRCLELGLHMNIVQLPGMGGVFRIAPPLTITEDELSLGLALLDQAIDDVVGGR, from the coding sequence ATGACCTCTCCCACCGGCACGACCGTCTCACCCGCCGCCCCGTCGGCCGACGCCTTCTGGGCCGACGCCGACCGGCATCTGGTCCGCTACGGCGGCGAGTTCTGCCGTGAGGTGATCGAGCACGCCTCCGGCAGCTTCGTCCACACCGCCGACGGCCGGAAGATCCTCGACTTCACCTCCGGTCAGATGAGCGCGATCCTCGGTCACGGGCATCCGGCGATCGTGGAGACCGTGCAGCGGCAGATCACCACCGTCAGCCACCTGTACAGCGGCATGCTCAGCCGCCCGGTGGTCGACCTCGCGCGCCGGCTGGCCGGCACCCTGCCCGACCCGCTGGAGAAGGCGCTGCTGCTGACGACCGGGGCGGAGTCGAACGAGGCGGCGATCCGGATGGCGAAGCTGGTCACCGGGCGCCACGAGATCGTCTCGTTCGCGCGGTCGTGGCACGGCATGACGCAGGCGGCCGCGTCCGCCACCTACAGCGCGGGCCGCAAGGGCTACGGCCCGGGCGCCCCGGGGAACTTCGCCATCCCGGCGCCGCACGCCTACCGGCCGGACTTCACCCTGCCCGACGGCTCGCACGACTGGCGCCGTCAGCTGGACTTCGGGTTCGACCTGATCGACGCGCAGTCGACCGGCAGTCTCGCCGCGTGCATCGTGGAGCCGATCCTCAGCTCGGGCGGCATCATCGAGCCGCCGCCGGGCTACTTCGCGGCGCTGAAGGCGAAGTGCCGGGAGCGCGGGATGCTGCTCATCCTGGACGAGGCGCAGACCGGGCTGTGCCGCACGGGCACCTGGTACGCGTTCGAACGCGACGGGGTCGTGCCCGACATCCTCACGCTCTCCAAGACGCTCGGCGCCGGTCTGCCGCTGGCGGCCGTGATCACCAGCGCCGAGATCGAGCAGGCGGCGCACGAGCGCGGCTACCTGTTCTTCACCACCCATGTCGCCGACCCGCTCGTCGCCGCGGTCGGCAACACCGTGCTCGACGTCCTCACCGCCGAGCGGCTCGACGAACGCGCGGCCTCGCTGGGCGAGTTCCTCCGCGACGGGCTGCTGGACATCCAGCAGCGGCACCCGGTCGTCGGTGACGTGCGCGGCCGGGGCCTGCTGGCCGGGATCGAGCTGGACGCCTCGTACGAGGCAGGGGCGAGCACGGATCTGCTCGGCGCGCGCATCACCCGCCGCTGTCTGGAGCTGGGTCTGCACATGAACATCGTGCAGCTGCCCGGGATGGGCGGGGTCTTCCGCATCGCCCCGCCGCTGACCATCACCGAGGACGAGCTCTCGCTCGGTCTCGCCCTGCTCGACCAGGCGATCGACGACGTCGTCGGCGGGCGCTGA